The Pseudodesulfovibrio alkaliphilus genome has a window encoding:
- a CDS encoding N-acetylneuraminate synthase family protein, with translation MSRELFLGGTLVNDESDCYVIAEIGNNHQGDVEIAKQMVLEAKNCGASAVKFQKRDNKSFLTRQAFDAPYANENSYGATYGEHREFLELDTPELAEVQTYCNEIGITMFSTAFDLNSVDVLEELDIPFYKVASGDLRNTVLLEKIAKTGKPVLVSTGGGTMADVSRAYETIAAHHDQIALLQCTAAYPVLNYSEMNLAVITTYREHFPNTVIGLSDHENGTAMCLAAYMLGARIVEKHFTLNRAWKGTDHSFSLTPRGLAQVVKYLHRIKLALGDGVKIPTRSEESPIYKMSKSIVAARDLAAGEALTQADIAFKCPGNGLPPYEAAGLIGKILTADLAEDQLISREVLKSPEETE, from the coding sequence ATGAGTAGAGAATTGTTTCTTGGTGGAACACTGGTAAACGACGAAAGCGACTGCTATGTCATCGCCGAAATCGGTAACAACCATCAGGGCGATGTTGAAATCGCCAAGCAGATGGTTCTCGAAGCCAAGAATTGTGGCGCGAGTGCAGTTAAATTCCAAAAACGAGACAACAAAAGCTTCCTGACACGTCAAGCTTTTGATGCTCCATACGCCAATGAGAACAGTTACGGTGCCACATATGGTGAGCACAGGGAGTTTCTGGAGCTCGATACCCCGGAGTTGGCCGAAGTCCAAACCTACTGCAACGAGATCGGCATCACGATGTTTTCCACCGCTTTTGACCTGAATAGCGTGGATGTGCTGGAGGAGCTTGATATTCCATTTTACAAGGTAGCCTCCGGCGATCTTCGGAACACCGTTCTTCTCGAAAAGATAGCCAAGACCGGCAAGCCTGTTCTCGTGTCCACCGGTGGTGGGACCATGGCAGACGTGAGCCGCGCCTATGAAACTATAGCCGCCCATCATGACCAGATCGCCCTGCTTCAGTGCACGGCGGCTTACCCCGTGCTCAATTACTCAGAAATGAACTTGGCGGTCATCACGACCTACCGGGAGCATTTTCCCAACACGGTCATAGGATTGTCTGACCATGAAAACGGTACCGCCATGTGCTTGGCAGCCTACATGCTCGGCGCGCGCATCGTGGAAAAACACTTCACCCTCAACCGAGCTTGGAAGGGGACGGACCACTCCTTCTCCCTGACGCCGCGCGGTCTTGCCCAAGTTGTGAAGTACCTGCACAGGATCAAGCTGGCGCTGGGCGATGGCGTGAAGATACCGACTCGTTCCGAGGAATCTCCCATCTACAAGATGTCCAAGTCCATTGTTGCCGCCCGGGACTTGGCTGCCGGGGAGGCTCTCACCCAGGCCGACATCGCTTTCAAGTGCCCGGGAAACGGGCTACCTCCGTACGAGGCCGCCGGACTCATCGGGAAAATCCTGACTGCGGATTTGGCCGAAGACCAGTTGATTTCCCGCGAGGTTCTGAAGTCCCCAGAGGAAACGGAATGA
- a CDS encoding dihydrodipicolinate synthase family protein: protein MIETRAINGVVPVVLTPFTEDESIDVPALERVVEFVVSKPIGGMWVLGTGSEDMNLTFDKRLEVARVVSRVNAGRKPLILGAGFYALEESLSFMEQTADMEVDGYHVMPYHPLLSQDRLKWLYETLADAASKPLWMYTSGNWSAQLNINLLVELKKHPNIAGIKYSNVNAVLAGKVCAMAEPEFQVVTAVASQHLASLVMGSKAHTSSLGSALPEPMIQIYDLFQAGDMSGALKAQRKLNKFLSIFASCTKKDNFIQAADEKYVMSLRGLCEPRVSSYYRESTGEEREAIRAGLRELGLVEGEVWEWTEV from the coding sequence ATGATAGAGACCCGTGCGATCAACGGTGTGGTGCCTGTGGTGCTGACTCCGTTTACCGAAGACGAAAGCATTGATGTCCCCGCCCTTGAGCGGGTTGTGGAATTCGTGGTTTCCAAGCCCATAGGTGGCATGTGGGTGCTTGGCACAGGCAGTGAGGACATGAATCTCACTTTTGATAAGCGCCTGGAAGTGGCTCGGGTCGTCAGCCGGGTCAATGCAGGACGCAAGCCGTTAATTCTCGGCGCAGGCTTCTACGCATTGGAAGAGTCCCTAAGTTTTATGGAGCAGACTGCGGACATGGAAGTGGATGGCTATCACGTTATGCCGTATCACCCGCTACTCAGTCAGGACCGACTCAAGTGGTTATATGAGACGCTGGCCGATGCGGCGTCCAAACCGCTCTGGATGTACACCAGCGGTAACTGGAGTGCACAGCTCAACATTAATCTGCTTGTCGAACTCAAAAAACACCCCAACATCGCAGGTATTAAATACAGCAACGTCAATGCCGTACTTGCGGGCAAGGTGTGTGCCATGGCCGAGCCGGAATTCCAGGTTGTCACCGCTGTGGCCAGCCAGCATCTCGCATCCTTGGTCATGGGCTCCAAGGCACACACCTCAAGCCTCGGCAGCGCTCTGCCAGAGCCGATGATCCAGATTTACGACCTGTTTCAAGCTGGCGATATGAGCGGGGCGCTGAAGGCTCAGCGCAAGCTTAACAAATTCCTGTCTATCTTTGCCTCCTGCACCAAGAAGGACAACTTCATCCAGGCTGCGGACGAGAAGTATGTCATGTCCCTGCGTGGCCTGTGCGAACCTCGGGTGAGCTCCTACTACCGAGAGAGCACGGGAGAAGAACGGGAAGCAATTCGTGCGGGATTGCGAGAACTTGGGCTGGTTGAGGGTGAGGTTTGGGAGTGGACAGAGGTGTGA
- a CDS encoding transketolase C-terminal domain-containing protein, with translation MKPIYIPKRDFDRVRHIDRQRAWRARLFADMCRINTLYMIQTAGSGHIGSSFSSLDMATWIYLHELSLGDGIEHAYFSSKGHDCPGLYSVLMACGLLSFDLIHGLRRLDHLPGHPDVGTPGIVANTGSLGMGISKAKGMVHADRLQGQNGRRVFVMLGDGELQEGQIWESLASAVYSGMWEITAIVDRNRIQSDTWVDLTSPQGSIEDRFRACGWRVESVDGHDFTALESVFAAVAEEREVPQVIIAETRKGNGVEKFVHTVAPSEDIPYAYHSGALSQVDYDHALRELRERVVSLFAEAGAEAPQFLTGPGKEPVVSAVNIQRLLPAYEKSLVELGDEIEEVVVLDADLKYDCGLGAFANRFPERFFECGIAEQDMVSRAGAMALKGLLPVVHSFACFLTTRANENIYNNATERSRIIYTGWLAGLIPAAPGHSHQGVRDIAALTGIPGLDLVAPSCVAEIPMALNYAAKVTSGSTYLRMTSMPTSVPYALPESYVFTRGRGCELVSGSDVVLTAYGPIMLAQAFKAAELLAKDGILAKVMNMPWLNVIDEGWLKKQTEGATCVVTIDDHYVDGGQGCRIAASLIRSGLSFERGVHLLGVNEIPACGQPQEVLEHHRLDGASIASVVKKVVKGA, from the coding sequence ATGAAGCCTATATACATTCCCAAGAGGGACTTTGATCGAGTGCGGCATATTGACCGCCAGCGTGCGTGGCGGGCTCGACTGTTTGCCGACATGTGCCGCATAAACACTCTTTATATGATCCAGACTGCTGGGAGCGGGCACATCGGATCCAGCTTCAGCAGCCTTGACATGGCGACGTGGATATATCTGCATGAGTTGAGCTTGGGCGATGGGATTGAGCATGCGTATTTCTCGTCAAAGGGACATGATTGTCCGGGCCTTTACTCGGTGCTTATGGCCTGCGGTCTCCTTTCTTTCGATCTGATTCATGGTTTGCGTCGTCTTGATCATCTCCCGGGGCACCCCGATGTGGGGACTCCTGGCATTGTCGCGAACACCGGCTCGTTGGGCATGGGCATTTCCAAGGCAAAAGGGATGGTGCATGCTGACCGCCTGCAAGGACAGAACGGACGGCGGGTTTTCGTCATGCTCGGCGACGGTGAGCTGCAGGAAGGTCAGATATGGGAATCGCTCGCATCCGCCGTGTATTCCGGGATGTGGGAAATAACCGCTATTGTGGATCGCAATCGTATCCAGTCCGACACCTGGGTTGACCTGACTTCGCCGCAAGGCAGCATTGAGGATCGTTTTCGTGCATGCGGCTGGCGCGTGGAGTCCGTGGATGGCCATGATTTCACCGCCCTTGAGTCCGTGTTCGCCGCCGTGGCCGAAGAGCGCGAAGTGCCCCAGGTCATCATTGCGGAGACCCGCAAGGGGAACGGGGTCGAGAAGTTCGTGCACACGGTGGCTCCTTCGGAAGACATACCCTATGCCTATCATAGTGGCGCACTGTCCCAGGTGGATTACGACCATGCCCTCCGAGAACTGCGCGAACGGGTGGTGTCCCTGTTTGCCGAAGCCGGAGCAGAGGCCCCGCAGTTTCTCACCGGACCGGGAAAGGAGCCGGTTGTGTCGGCCGTAAACATCCAGCGCCTCCTCCCTGCCTACGAGAAGTCCTTGGTCGAACTCGGCGATGAAATTGAAGAGGTGGTAGTCCTGGACGCTGATTTGAAATACGATTGTGGACTAGGAGCATTTGCCAACAGGTTCCCCGAGAGGTTTTTCGAGTGCGGAATCGCAGAGCAGGACATGGTGTCGAGGGCAGGCGCCATGGCGCTCAAAGGACTTCTGCCAGTGGTGCATTCCTTCGCTTGCTTCCTGACGACCAGGGCAAACGAGAATATTTATAATAACGCCACAGAGAGGAGCCGAATCATTTATACAGGCTGGCTTGCCGGTCTCATCCCTGCTGCTCCGGGGCATTCCCATCAAGGTGTACGTGATATCGCCGCGCTTACCGGGATTCCGGGGCTGGACCTTGTGGCCCCTTCCTGCGTGGCAGAGATACCCATGGCCTTGAATTATGCCGCCAAGGTGACATCCGGCAGTACCTATCTGCGTATGACTTCCATGCCGACTTCCGTGCCTTACGCCCTGCCCGAATCGTATGTTTTTACACGTGGTCGGGGGTGTGAGCTCGTTTCCGGATCAGATGTTGTCCTGACTGCCTACGGCCCGATCATGCTTGCACAGGCGTTCAAGGCTGCGGAGTTGCTGGCCAAAGACGGCATATTGGCCAAAGTCATGAATATGCCGTGGCTCAACGTCATTGATGAAGGATGGCTCAAGAAGCAGACCGAAGGCGCAACATGCGTTGTGACTATCGACGACCACTATGTTGATGGTGGCCAGGGTTGCCGTATCGCCGCAAGTCTGATCCGGTCGGGCCTGAGCTTTGAAAGAGGCGTTCATCTCTTGGGCGTGAACGAGATTCCTGCTTGTGGCCAGCCACAGGAAGTTCTTGAGCATCACCGCCTGGATGGTGCATCCATTGCCAGCGTGGTGAAAAAGGTCGTCAAGGGGGCTTGA
- a CDS encoding acylneuraminate cytidylyltransferase family protein: protein MSDSIPRVLAVIPARGGSKRLPRKNIRMLAGHPMLAYTIQAAQQATTVTDFLVSTEDKEIQRVAKEYGAPTPFLRPAEIAGDAVRNIDVMLHALDFMEKERGWQYDIILLMQPTSPVRDPNHLDEAVRLLATSELDTIASVKGPFKKRDPILKAIRDGELVTYCSEAGEREPFYVYNAALYGMKRDYFVSARKHVSERQIPLVMDQLHSVDVDTAEDFMVAEAYINHLKKNDFTVK, encoded by the coding sequence GTGAGTGACTCAATACCCCGCGTATTGGCTGTGATCCCTGCTCGTGGCGGGTCCAAGCGCCTTCCACGCAAGAATATCCGCATGCTGGCCGGGCATCCCATGCTGGCCTACACCATCCAGGCCGCCCAGCAAGCCACCACGGTTACCGATTTCCTCGTGAGCACCGAAGACAAGGAAATTCAAAGAGTCGCAAAGGAATACGGTGCACCAACCCCCTTCCTCCGACCCGCCGAAATTGCCGGAGATGCAGTACGTAATATCGATGTCATGCTTCACGCCCTGGATTTCATGGAAAAGGAAAGGGGATGGCAATACGACATCATCCTTCTAATGCAGCCCACGTCTCCAGTGCGTGACCCGAACCACCTGGACGAGGCCGTCCGATTGCTCGCCACATCGGAGCTAGATACGATTGCTTCGGTTAAAGGGCCGTTCAAGAAGCGCGACCCCATTCTCAAGGCGATCCGGGACGGCGAGCTAGTAACCTATTGCAGCGAGGCCGGAGAGCGCGAACCTTTTTATGTGTACAACGCCGCATTGTACGGGATGAAGCGCGACTATTTCGTATCCGCCCGCAAGCATGTGTCCGAACGCCAGATTCCGCTGGTCATGGATCAGCTCCATTCCGTGGACGTAGATACGGCCGAGGACTTCATGGTGGCCGAGGCCTATATCAACCATTTGAAAAAGAACGATTTTACGGTGAAATAA
- a CDS encoding ABC transporter ATP-binding protein, translated as MWCTVGLLLLAGVVESVGAISVVPLLTSLIGGETTSPLLLKINSTFLSVGVEPSLANILVVVSLAMVGRAGLFLFINRQVGYVEAEIATRLRTRLLDGVLSADWSYFTKQPIGTLTYCLSTECYQAGKALRILAQALSYLVQVLAYLAVAAFLSWKVLVAGLACGSLLLLCFQFLIRMIRRAGLKQASALNKMSAIFTDSLTGVKPLKVMNLEKNLIGHIMTQSERFRRAARKSAVGMGVLASIQEPFTTIMLAGGLYVGHIVLSMETAILLAMAFFFHRILTRVASFQQAFQGFGALEGVLTSLINKLNNILEHKEFFMGEEKAFFDKSIELRNVSLSYGSKQVLRDYSISIRMNSVTALCGPSGSGKTSTVDIMVGLVSPTAGGVYIDGVNMEALDISSWREQIGYVPQEVFLFNDSIRLNISLGRECSDEDIWAALEAAGARSFVELLPSGLDFLVGEHGRSLSGGQKQRLMIARALVARPRLLILDESTTGLDVKTEKEIWASVSAMKNNMAILAVSHQEAVIDVADVVVRIGGREG; from the coding sequence ATGTGGTGTACAGTGGGCCTTCTGCTGCTTGCCGGTGTCGTGGAGTCTGTGGGAGCGATCAGTGTCGTCCCCCTGCTCACGTCGCTGATTGGAGGAGAAACAACCAGCCCACTTCTTCTCAAGATCAACAGTACCTTTTTATCGGTCGGTGTTGAGCCGTCCTTGGCCAATATTCTCGTTGTCGTCAGCCTCGCGATGGTAGGCCGGGCTGGTCTTTTTTTATTCATTAACCGGCAGGTTGGCTATGTCGAGGCAGAAATCGCGACACGTTTGAGGACGCGGTTACTTGACGGTGTCTTGAGTGCGGACTGGTCGTATTTCACCAAGCAGCCGATAGGCACTTTAACGTATTGTCTTTCCACCGAATGCTACCAGGCCGGCAAGGCCTTGCGTATCTTGGCGCAGGCTCTTTCGTACTTGGTCCAGGTTCTGGCCTACCTTGCTGTGGCTGCCTTCTTGTCTTGGAAAGTCCTTGTTGCTGGGCTAGCATGTGGCTCTCTGTTGCTGCTTTGTTTTCAGTTTCTCATCAGAATGATTCGACGGGCTGGCCTGAAGCAGGCCAGTGCGCTTAACAAAATGAGCGCAATTTTTACTGATTCGCTGACAGGTGTAAAGCCTCTCAAGGTAATGAACCTGGAGAAAAATCTTATTGGCCATATAATGACTCAGTCGGAGCGCTTTCGACGCGCAGCCAGGAAAAGCGCAGTGGGCATGGGAGTTCTTGCTTCGATTCAGGAACCTTTCACCACTATCATGCTCGCTGGCGGTTTGTATGTCGGGCATATCGTGTTAAGCATGGAGACTGCGATACTGCTTGCCATGGCATTCTTTTTTCACAGGATTCTCACGCGTGTCGCAAGTTTTCAGCAAGCATTCCAGGGCTTTGGCGCTCTGGAAGGGGTGCTGACTTCCCTCATCAACAAGCTCAACAACATCCTCGAGCATAAAGAATTTTTTATGGGGGAGGAAAAGGCCTTTTTCGACAAGTCGATCGAGTTGAGGAATGTGTCTTTGAGCTACGGAAGTAAACAAGTTCTCCGAGATTATAGCATCTCAATACGCATGAACAGCGTGACGGCTCTGTGCGGCCCTTCCGGCTCGGGGAAGACAAGTACTGTGGATATCATGGTGGGGCTGGTTTCTCCGACGGCAGGAGGGGTTTACATTGACGGCGTTAATATGGAAGCGTTGGATATTTCCTCATGGCGAGAGCAGATCGGTTACGTGCCGCAAGAGGTCTTTTTGTTTAATGACTCGATTCGTTTGAATATCTCCTTGGGGCGCGAGTGTTCCGACGAGGACATCTGGGCTGCCCTTGAAGCGGCCGGAGCCCGCAGCTTCGTGGAGCTTCTGCCTAGCGGCCTCGATTTTCTCGTCGGCGAACATGGGCGCTCGCTGTCTGGCGGACAAAAGCAGCGGTTGATGATAGCTCGCGCCCTGGTAGCCAGACCCAGGTTGCTTATCTTGGATGAATCGACAACCGGGTTGGATGTGAAAACGGAAAAAGAAATATGGGCCAGCGTTTCAGCCATGAAAAACAATATGGCGATCTTGGCGGTATCCCATCAAGAGGCGGTGATTGACGTGGCTGACGTGGTTGTTCGAATAGGTGGGCGGGAAGGGTGA
- a CDS encoding sulfotransferase family 2 domain-containing protein gives MIINHKYKFIFFRTRKTASTSAAIALSRFCGKDDVITPLPDVDEDIRRKAGGRGPQNYSIHPGRYGRLDWLVAVRTMRLKKFPRHATASFVKRYVSEEIWNTYFKFCFERNPYDKAISRYYWTAPEPRPTISSFLDDLETHFLTNWDIYTINDHIALDFVGRYENLIEDMETVRKCLGLPEEILMPRAKGMHRGNRDHYSAVLDPSARKRVEVVCAKEIAAFGYEWEEK, from the coding sequence ATGATTATTAATCACAAATACAAATTCATTTTCTTTCGAACCCGCAAGACTGCGAGCACGAGTGCCGCCATAGCGCTCTCGCGTTTTTGCGGCAAGGATGATGTCATCACTCCGCTTCCTGATGTCGACGAGGACATCCGTCGGAAGGCGGGCGGTCGTGGCCCACAGAATTATTCGATTCACCCCGGGCGGTACGGCCGTCTGGACTGGCTTGTCGCGGTCAGAACCATGCGCCTCAAGAAGTTTCCCAGACATGCGACAGCCAGTTTCGTGAAGCGATATGTGTCCGAGGAAATATGGAATACATATTTCAAGTTTTGCTTCGAGAGGAATCCGTATGATAAGGCCATAAGTCGCTACTATTGGACTGCCCCGGAGCCGAGGCCGACCATCAGCAGTTTCCTGGACGATCTTGAGACGCATTTTTTAACGAATTGGGACATCTACACGATCAATGATCATATCGCTCTCGATTTTGTTGGCCGCTACGAGAATTTGATTGAGGATATGGAGACCGTGCGAAAATGTCTCGGCTTGCCTGAAGAGATTCTGATGCCCAGGGCCAAAGGAATGCACCGGGGAAACAGGGATCACTACAGTGCCGTCCTTGACCCATCGGCCCGAAAGCGTGTTGAGGTCGTTTGCGCCAAGGAGATCGCAGCATTTGGATATGAGTGGGAAGAAAAGTAG